From the Osmerus eperlanus chromosome 19, fOsmEpe2.1, whole genome shotgun sequence genome, one window contains:
- the ruvbl2 gene encoding ruvB-like 2, which yields MAAQMAATKVPEVRDITRIERIGAHSHIRGLGLDDALEPRQVSQGMVGQLASRRAAGLILEMIKDGHIAGRAVLIAGQPGTGKTAIAMGIAQSLGPDTPFTAMAGSEIFSLEMSKTEALSQAFRKAMGVRIKEETEIIEGEVVEIQIDRPATGTGAKVGKLTLKTTEMETIYDLGSKMIESLTKERVQAGDVITIDKATGKISKLGRSFTRARDYDAMGAQTQFVQCPEGELQKRKEVVHTVSLHEIDVINSRTQGFLALFSGDTGEIKSEVREQINAKVSEWREEGKAEIIPGVLFIDEVHMLDMECFSYLNRALESDLSPVLIMATNRGITRIRGTNYQSPHGIPIDLLDRLLIIATSPYTEKETRQILKIRCEEEDVELSEEAHTVLTRIGQETSLRYAIQLISTAGLVCRKRRGTEVQVEDIKRVYSLFLDESRSSQYMKEYQDSFLFNEAQAPQMDTSS from the exons GTGCTCATTCGCACATTCGCGGCCTTGGTTTGGATGATGCATTGGAACCTCGACAG GTGTCCCAGGGGATGGTTGGCCAGCTGGCATCTCGGCGGGCGGCTGGACTCATCCTGGAAATGATCAAAGATGGCCATATCGCTGGCAGGGCTGTGCTGATCGCTGGCCAACCTGGCACTGGGAAAACTGCCATTGCCATGG GCATTGCCCAGTCTCTCGGCCCTGACACGCCCTTCACAGCGATGGCGGGGAGTGAGATCTTCTCTCTGGAAATGAGCAAGACGGAGGCCCTCAGCCAGGCCTTCAGAAAAGCCATGGGAGTAAGGATCAA GGAGGAGACTGAGATCATCGAGGGTGAGGTCGTGGAGATCCAGATCGATAGGCCAGCCACTGGGACG GGCGCCAAGGTGGGCAAGCTGACTCTGAAGACCACGGAGATGGAGACCATCTACGACCTGGGAAGCAAGATGATCGAGAGCCTGACTAAAGAGCGGGTTCAGGCTGG GGATGTGATCACCATAGACAAAGCCACTGGGAAGATCAGCAAGCTGGGTCGCTCCTTCACCAGAGCCAGGGACTACGATGCCATGGGAGCACAG ACGCAGTTTGTTCAGTGTCCAGAGGGGGAGCtgcagaagaggaaggaggtggtCCACACGGTGTCCCTCCACGAGATCGACGTCATTAACAGCCGCACGCAGGGCTTCCTGGCCCTGTTCTCCGGGGACACTGGAGAGATCAAGTCTGAGGTCCGGGAGCAGATCAACGCCAAGGTCTCcgaatggagggaggaaggcaaGGCCGAGATCATTCCAGGG GTGCTGTTCATTGACGAGGTGCACATGCTGGACATGGAGTGCTTCTCCTATCTGAACCGGGCCCTGGAAAGTGACCTGTCCCCTGTCctcatcatggccaccaacagaGGCATCACCCG TATCCGGGGCACCAACTACCAGAGCCCCCACGGGATCCCCATAGATCTGCTGGACCGCCTGCTCATCATCGCCACCTCCCCCTACACAGAGAAGGAGACCCGGCAGATCCTCAAGATCCG gtgtgaggaggaggacgtgGAGCTGAGCGAGGAGGCTCACACGGTCTTGACCCGCATCGGCCAGGAGACGTCTCTCCGCTACGCCATCCAGCTCATCAGCACGGCCGGCCTGGTGTGCCGCAAACGCAGG GGCACCGAGGTGCAGGTAGAAGACATTAAGAGGGTCTACTCTCTCTTCCTGGACGAGTCGAGATCCTCCCAGTACATGAAGGAATACCAGGACTCCTTCCTGTTCAACGAAGCAC AAGCCCCTCAGATGGATACGTCTTCATGA